The following proteins come from a genomic window of Bacteroidia bacterium:
- a CDS encoding SprB repeat-containing protein, translating to MISHPPTPLDGNNALGNIYDNTACGLNYVYGSVKITQRYATPAGSGNPATIAISGIPAGCTVIDKAYLWYIASYTEGAAPASTIKFTNPAPATATYASTIIGTGPSKCWGETGTATYRADVTAAISGNGNYGINITGFANASSEIDGAALIIIYKNTAAPYQGTMVIADGCLVNSGGPDNAYTLGGFTACAASATASAFVVTSDMQDNVNGGTHTSTLNGNTATYGNNFFNFDNAATTVTSGQTTSPFSTADPGDCYAWALVGLYYQTTCVVCTTPTLTLTMSSTPASCGNSNGTATVSAAGGTAPYTYSWSPGGQTTATATGLSAGSYTVTVKDASGCNTATSTVIVASSGGITATATFTPISCNGGNNGTATATPAGGTGPYTYSWNSSGQTTQTATGLSAASYTVTVKDANGCTASVAVTPTQPTVLSATTTNTAVSCSGGSNGTAKVTAAGGTGLYTYSWNPSGQTTQTATGLATTSYTVTVKDANGCTTTTTVNITQPAAITLTTTTTTAHCGQADGGASVSATGGTGVYTYSWSNGVTIASNANIVSGTYTVTVTDGNGCTQTATALVPNSGGITSAALTSTNSTCGNTNGTATVTGVTGGAPAYTYSWAGGQTTSTITGQPAGTYSVTITDANGCKYPTTVVINNTPGVNATMGTATNTSCFAGNNGSATVTASSGTNPYTYSWTGGQSTATATGLAAGNYTVTVTDASGCTATVTTVITQPTKLDTTTNYVNELCNGGNNGAATINVTGGTGAYTYIWTPNVSSTGTATALAAGTYAVTVNDANGCSISKTFTINQPTTIVLTTTTTTAHCGQADGDASASATGGIGAYNYSWSNGITTANNANIINATYTVTVTDANGCTQTATAIVPNSGGPSSTITTVTNVSCFGMSNGSITVNAAGGTGAYTYLWTPTGQTTATATGLAPGTYS from the coding sequence ATGATTTCACATCCTCCAACTCCCTTAGATGGGAACAATGCTCTTGGAAACATTTACGATAATACTGCTTGCGGATTAAATTATGTTTATGGAAGTGTGAAAATCACACAAAGGTATGCAACTCCTGCTGGCTCTGGAAATCCTGCCACCATTGCAATTAGTGGAATTCCTGCTGGTTGTACGGTAATTGACAAAGCTTATTTGTGGTATATTGCTTCGTACACAGAAGGGGCTGCACCAGCTTCTACGATCAAATTTACCAATCCTGCTCCTGCTACCGCTACTTATGCATCCACAATCATTGGTACAGGACCCAGTAAATGCTGGGGAGAAACTGGTACTGCTACTTATCGTGCGGATGTTACTGCTGCAATTAGCGGAAATGGTAATTATGGCATTAATATAACTGGCTTTGCAAATGCGAGTTCGGAGATTGACGGTGCTGCATTAATAATTATTTATAAAAATACAGCCGCTCCATATCAAGGAACAATGGTAATTGCTGATGGATGTCTAGTAAATTCAGGTGGACCGGACAATGCCTATACGCTTGGAGGCTTCACAGCTTGTGCTGCCTCTGCCACAGCTTCAGCCTTCGTTGTTACATCAGATATGCAAGATAATGTGAATGGAGGAACTCATACTTCTACTCTAAACGGGAATACAGCAACTTACGGAAATAATTTTTTTAATTTTGATAACGCTGCAACAACGGTTACTTCGGGGCAAACTACCTCTCCTTTTTCTACCGCAGATCCAGGCGATTGCTATGCTTGGGCTTTAGTGGGGTTATATTACCAAACAACTTGTGTAGTTTGTACTACTCCTACTCTGACGCTAACAATGTCGTCCACTCCTGCATCTTGTGGAAATTCAAATGGAACTGCCACTGTATCTGCTGCGGGTGGTACCGCTCCCTATACTTATTCGTGGTCTCCTGGAGGGCAAACAACAGCTACTGCAACTGGATTAAGTGCAGGCAGCTATACTGTTACGGTAAAAGATGCCAGTGGGTGTAACACGGCTACAAGTACTGTTATTGTAGCAAGTAGCGGAGGTATTACGGCTACTGCTACATTTACACCTATATCTTGTAACGGAGGTAATAACGGTACAGCAACGGCAACTCCTGCTGGAGGAACAGGTCCTTATACGTATTCTTGGAATTCATCTGGGCAAACTACACAAACAGCTACTGGTTTATCAGCAGCAAGCTATACTGTTACAGTAAAAGATGCAAATGGGTGCACGGCAAGTGTTGCTGTTACGCCCACTCAACCCACTGTACTTTCTGCAACAACAACAAATACTGCTGTTTCATGCAGTGGAGGCAGCAATGGTACGGCAAAAGTGACTGCAGCTGGCGGTACTGGTCTTTACACGTATTCTTGGAATCCGTCTGGGCAAACAACGCAAACCGCTACTGGATTAGCTACTACAAGTTATACTGTTACTGTAAAGGATGCAAATGGTTGTACGACCACTACTACTGTTAATATTACTCAACCAGCAGCAATCACCTTAACTACTACAACAACGACAGCTCATTGTGGGCAAGCGGATGGTGGTGCAAGTGTGAGTGCTACAGGAGGAACAGGAGTTTATACATATTCGTGGTCGAATGGGGTTACTATAGCCAGCAATGCCAATATAGTATCTGGAACATACACAGTCACAGTAACAGATGGCAATGGTTGCACGCAAACAGCAACCGCGCTTGTTCCAAATTCAGGAGGCATTACCTCTGCTGCACTAACTTCAACGAATTCAACTTGCGGTAATACTAATGGAACAGCGACAGTAACGGGAGTAACAGGCGGGGCGCCGGCTTATACGTATTCTTGGGCTGGAGGACAAACTACCTCAACAATAACAGGGCAGCCGGCTGGTACCTATAGCGTAACGATAACAGATGCTAATGGATGTAAATATCCTACGACGGTGGTTATCAACAATACACCTGGCGTAAATGCGACGATGGGAACAGCAACAAATACTTCCTGTTTTGCAGGTAATAATGGCAGCGCCACAGTAACTGCATCCAGCGGAACAAATCCATATACCTACTCATGGACAGGAGGACAATCCACCGCAACAGCAACAGGGTTAGCAGCAGGAAACTATACAGTAACTGTAACAGATGCTAGCGGATGTACAGCAACAGTAACCACAGTTATCACTCAGCCTACTAAATTAGATACGACAACAAACTATGTAAACGAATTGTGTAACGGAGGCAATAATGGGGCTGCAACTATCAATGTAACAGGTGGTACAGGAGCGTACACTTATATATGGACACCAAACGTAAGTAGTACAGGAACTGCCACAGCATTGGCAGCAGGAACTTATGCAGTAACGGTGAATGATGCCAATGGATGTAGCATTAGTAAAACATTTACAATTAATCAACCAACGACAATTGTATTAACCACTACAACAACCACCGCGCATTGTGGACAAGCAGACGGCGATGCAAGTGCAAGTGCCACAGGAGGGATTGGCGCTTATAATTATTCTTGGTCGAATGGAATAACGACAGCCAACAATGCAAACATTATCAATGCAACCTATACGGTAACAGTAACTGATGCAAACGGCTGTACACAAACAGCAACTGCGATTGTTCCAAATTCAGGAGGTCCGTCATCAACAATCACAACAGTAACAAATGTAAGTTGCTTTGGGATGAGCAATGGTAGCATCACGGTGAATGCAGCAGGCGGAACAGGAGCCTATACCTATTTGTGGACACCGACAGGACAAACAACAGCAACGGCTACTGGTTTAGCTCCAGGTACTTATTCGG
- a CDS encoding tetratricopeptide repeat protein, which translates to MNKNLILKKYFFVFLFFIFLTQQTFTQNKIVDSLQAVLKKENADTNKVNTLNLLARRFYLAAEYDTALDYVHEEKILAEKINYQRGLAESYENIGNIYWLEGNYPEALKNYFAALGRAKTIGNKNRIENCYIGIGNIYSLQNNYSKALENYFNALEISKTIQDKHGIGSCYSSIGSIYYYEGNISNALKNYFAALKIDEVIGYKRGVATCHLNIGNSYFFQHNFPEALKNYLTALEISTTIGDKFGMTNCCVCIGDLNTQSKKYTEAKKYIEKAFLISTEIRNNEFIKNSYNSLTILDSATANWKEAYKNHKLFIAYRDSLINEANTKKIIQSQMQFDFDIKTTADSIKNTAQIMQQELKHTQQIKQQKTYTYGGIIGFVLMLIVAGISLRAYTNKRKANTLLEEKNSVIEKQKIVVEEKNKEITSSINYALRIQTAILPPQRIVKNYLRDSFIVYKPKDIVAGDFYWMENVDKKILFAACDCTGHGVPGAMVSVVCHNALNRAVREFGLTKPAAILDKTAQLIIENFSKSEDEIKDGMDISLCVLEQTENGAKLQWSGANSPLWILKNGELQETKADKQSVGNSETHKPFTNHEFNLEKGDTIYVFSDGFADQFGGQGEKKLTRKRFKELILSIQNKNLEDKGNELNKFISNYRKEIEQTDDILVMGVRV; encoded by the coding sequence TTGAACAAAAATTTAATCCTGAAAAAATATTTTTTCGTTTTCCTATTTTTTATATTCCTTACTCAACAAACATTCACACAAAATAAAATTGTTGATTCACTTCAAGCAGTTTTAAAAAAGGAAAATGCAGATACGAATAAAGTAAATACTTTAAATCTTCTCGCTAGACGATTCTATTTAGCGGCGGAATATGATACTGCGCTGGATTATGTTCACGAGGAAAAGATTCTTGCTGAAAAAATTAACTATCAAAGGGGACTTGCAGAGAGTTACGAAAACATAGGGAATATTTATTGGTTAGAAGGCAATTATCCAGAAGCATTAAAAAATTACTTTGCTGCGCTGGGAAGGGCTAAAACCATCGGGAATAAAAATAGAATCGAAAATTGTTATATCGGCATCGGAAATATTTATTCTCTTCAAAATAACTATTCGAAAGCATTAGAAAATTATTTTAATGCCTTGGAAATATCAAAAACCATCCAAGATAAACATGGAATCGGGTCTTGCTATAGTAGCATTGGATCTATTTATTATTACGAAGGAAATATTTCTAACGCATTAAAAAATTATTTTGCTGCTCTCAAAATAGACGAAGTAATCGGATATAAAAGAGGAGTTGCAACTTGCCATTTGAATATCGGAAATAGTTATTTCTTCCAACATAATTTTCCCGAAGCATTGAAGAATTACTTAACGGCACTGGAAATATCCACAACTATTGGAGATAAATTCGGGATGACAAATTGCTGTGTTTGTATTGGCGATTTGAATACTCAATCAAAAAAATACACCGAAGCAAAAAAATATATAGAGAAAGCATTTTTAATCTCAACAGAAATACGGAACAATGAGTTTATTAAGAACAGTTACAATAGTTTAACTATTTTAGACAGTGCAACAGCCAATTGGAAAGAGGCATATAAAAATCATAAATTATTTATTGCTTATCGCGATAGTTTAATAAACGAAGCCAACACAAAAAAAATAATTCAATCACAAATGCAATTTGATTTCGACATTAAAACAACAGCTGATAGTATCAAAAATACAGCACAAATTATGCAGCAAGAATTAAAACACACGCAACAAATTAAACAACAAAAAACATATACGTATGGCGGTATTATTGGTTTTGTATTGATGTTAATTGTAGCTGGGATTTCGCTGCGAGCCTATACGAACAAACGAAAAGCAAATACCTTACTCGAAGAAAAAAACAGTGTAATCGAAAAACAAAAAATAGTTGTAGAAGAAAAAAACAAAGAAATAACGAGTAGCATTAATTATGCTTTGCGAATACAAACTGCCATTCTTCCGCCACAGCGAATTGTGAAAAATTATTTGCGCGATTCTTTTATTGTTTACAAACCAAAAGATATTGTTGCAGGCGATTTTTATTGGATGGAAAATGTGGACAAAAAAATTCTTTTCGCAGCCTGCGATTGCACCGGACACGGAGTTCCTGGAGCGATGGTAAGTGTAGTTTGTCACAATGCTTTAAACAGAGCAGTGCGCGAATTTGGTTTGACAAAACCCGCTGCTATTTTAGATAAAACGGCACAGCTTATTATCGAAAATTTTTCGAAAAGTGAAGATGAAATAAAAGACGGAATGGATATTTCACTTTGTGTTTTGGAACAAACAGAAAATGGTGCAAAATTGCAATGGTCGGGAGCTAATAGTCCGCTGTGGATTTTGAAAAACGGAGAATTGCAAGAAACAAAAGCAGATAAACAATCGGTGGGAAATAGTGAAACACACAAGCCGTTTACCAATCACGAATTTAATTTAGAGAAAGGCGATACCATTTATGTTTTCAGTGATGGATTTGCGGATCAATTCGGTGGACAAGGCGAAAAAAAATTAACCAGAAAACGCTTCAAAGAATTAATACTTTCCATTCAAAATAAAAATTTGGAAGACAAAGGAAATGAATTAAATAAATTCATTTCCAATTACCGCAAAGAGATTGAACAGACCGACGATATTTTGGTAATGGGCGTGAGAGTGTAA
- a CDS encoding SpoIIE family protein phosphatase yields MKIKFSIGKKIGTGFGVLIFLTLLAFILTQFTLNDSRRKTDEVTDIYTPSVSKLEELNLLIVRSKMLITNWVFIQSTDDTPDKKRLRTLVNEEYPDLKMQIQQYEAKWNNVEEKNDIESIFSLIDKLFSTDKDIMKQLNSFSSYEDPSILFLIRPQVENGEVDQQTKLILDNLSKLITEQRSNATMVTNQMLDSFSFLQFVVRGLGIALLLGGILIAFFTIRTIVRPVTQLKKMLLSMGIGVLPKERIKDRNDEIGEMSTALNGLIEGLKSTTEFANEVGTGNFESYYKPLSEEDTLGQALLKMRVELRENERVLEAKVVERTEEVVRQKEEIELQSQKLEILYKHVTDSIRYAKRIQESILPPDKIMAEMLPNSFVLYKPKDIVSGDFYWMQQKGDWVLFSAVDCTGHGVPGAFMSIVAYNILKHAVNSTDEVEPGKILDKLSEGVRETLHQGIEGDSAKDGMDLALCAINYKKMELQYAGAYNPLYIIRNNELIQTKADKFPIGYYASDVEKHYTNHTIKLEKGDCIYIFSDGYADQFGGVNGKKFMVNNFRQLIFNIHQHPIQEQKHLLNKTIEEWRGNHEQVDDIMVIGIKV; encoded by the coding sequence ATGAAAATAAAATTTTCGATAGGAAAAAAAATAGGAACTGGCTTCGGCGTGCTTATTTTCTTAACCCTTTTAGCTTTTATTCTTACGCAATTTACACTCAATGATAGTCGTAGGAAAACAGATGAAGTAACAGATATTTATACGCCATCGGTAAGTAAATTAGAAGAATTGAATTTACTGATAGTACGCTCGAAAATGCTGATTACAAATTGGGTTTTTATCCAAAGTACTGACGATACGCCAGATAAAAAGAGACTCCGAACACTTGTCAATGAAGAGTATCCCGATTTGAAAATGCAGATTCAACAATACGAAGCAAAATGGAATAATGTAGAGGAAAAAAATGACATTGAATCTATTTTCAGTTTGATAGATAAGTTGTTTTCTACCGATAAAGATATTATGAAGCAACTTAATTCTTTTTCGAGTTACGAAGATCCTTCTATTTTATTTTTGATTCGTCCGCAAGTAGAAAATGGAGAAGTGGATCAGCAAACAAAATTAATTTTAGATAATCTCTCCAAATTAATTACAGAACAACGCAGCAACGCCACGATGGTTACCAATCAAATGCTGGATTCATTTAGTTTCTTACAATTTGTAGTACGCGGACTCGGAATAGCACTTTTATTGGGCGGAATTTTAATTGCATTTTTTACCATTCGAACCATTGTTCGCCCAGTTACCCAGCTGAAAAAAATGTTGCTTTCCATGGGAATTGGTGTTTTACCGAAGGAGCGTATCAAAGATAGAAACGACGAAATCGGAGAAATGTCTACCGCTTTAAATGGGTTGATTGAAGGTTTAAAAAGCACGACGGAATTTGCGAATGAAGTAGGAACGGGAAATTTCGAATCGTATTACAAACCTTTGAGCGAAGAAGATACACTCGGACAAGCACTTTTAAAAATGCGTGTTGAATTGAGAGAAAACGAACGTGTTTTGGAAGCAAAAGTAGTAGAGCGTACAGAAGAAGTAGTACGTCAAAAAGAAGAAATTGAACTACAAAGTCAAAAATTAGAAATCCTTTACAAACATGTAACGGACAGTATTCGCTATGCAAAACGCATACAAGAATCTATTTTGCCTCCAGATAAAATAATGGCTGAAATGTTGCCGAATTCGTTTGTGCTTTATAAACCAAAAGACATTGTAAGCGGTGATTTTTATTGGATGCAACAAAAAGGAGATTGGGTTTTATTTTCTGCGGTAGATTGCACTGGACACGGAGTTCCCGGAGCATTTATGTCGATTGTAGCGTACAATATTTTAAAACACGCAGTAAATAGTACGGATGAAGTTGAGCCTGGAAAAATCTTAGATAAGTTAAGCGAAGGTGTTCGTGAAACTTTGCATCAAGGTATAGAAGGTGATAGCGCAAAAGACGGAATGGACTTGGCTTTGTGCGCCATCAATTATAAAAAAATGGAATTGCAATATGCCGGAGCTTACAATCCCTTGTATATTATTCGAAACAATGAATTGATACAAACAAAAGCCGATAAATTTCCGATTGGTTATTATGCAAGCGATGTGGAAAAACATTATACCAACCACACGATAAAATTAGAAAAAGGAGATTGTATTTATATTTTTTCAGACGGTTATGCCGATCAATTTGGTGGCGTAAACGGAAAAAAATTTATGGTGAATAATTTCCGACAATTGATTTTTAATATTCATCAGCATCCCATTCAAGAACAAAAACATTTGCTCAATAAAACCATTGAAGAGTGGCGCGGAAATCATGAACAAGTGGATGATATCATGGTGATTGGCATAAAAGTGTAA
- a CDS encoding YfiR family protein, which produces MKKLIAFLFFIALTAAQGVQPEMAVAHVKACYIYNFSRYIEWPENYRQGDFVIDVLGGSPTILSELAKMAASQTAGSQKFQINNIISVDKIGKCNILYIPSNKSVEIKKAVLKLKVSSTLIITDDPGSTKLGAAINFVVKDNRQKFELNRNNAQKSKLVVSSNLATLAILVE; this is translated from the coding sequence ATGAAAAAACTAATCGCATTTCTTTTTTTCATTGCACTTACTGCCGCTCAAGGTGTGCAGCCAGAAATGGCTGTGGCGCATGTTAAAGCTTGCTATATTTATAATTTTAGTCGCTACATCGAATGGCCCGAAAATTACCGACAAGGTGATTTTGTCATCGATGTGTTAGGTGGCTCTCCAACCATTTTGAGTGAATTGGCAAAAATGGCTGCCAGTCAAACTGCCGGAAGTCAGAAATTTCAAATCAACAATATTATATCGGTAGATAAAATTGGGAAATGCAATATATTATACATTCCATCCAATAAAAGCGTGGAAATAAAAAAAGCAGTATTGAAGTTGAAAGTTTCGAGTACACTCATTATTACAGATGATCCTGGTTCTACAAAATTGGGTGCTGCAATTAATTTCGTAGTAAAAGACAATCGACAAAAATTTGAACTAAATAGAAATAACGCACAAAAAAGCAAATTGGTGGTTAGCTCTAATTTAGCCACTTTAGCCATATTAGTAGAATGA
- a CDS encoding HAMP domain-containing sensor histidine kinase, which produces MKLYSKFALFNAASKVLIIAAFILFVPTLIHEATLIHTDYRLKNMKDQVLKIIHKVGLKHFIEEEPDSSFASYNILKEEYISIVPTTKFLPNIKIENSLRSIDNEVVDYRVLDYTFADNNQVFLLEIGRSLSTVEDFESTLKKIAFYVLILVLSVTIVVDIGFSKYLLRPFNRIIQDKLITAKHPDTFNYASIPTSTTDFRYLDDTITNMMKKINDAFLIEKEFIANVSHELLTPISILQSRLENMLADHELSEESALKIIESQKTLNRLNKIIKTLLLISKIENDQYLKNHTVTVKSLVADVIMEIEERLTEKKIELSVAIENDFTIENCNKPLLFILLFNIINNAIKYNKKRGWIKISEKENNEFYTIEVQDNGVGIEPENIPFIFDRFKKFNKTETESYGLGLPIVKTIANFHTIAVEVSSKIGEGSIFKIVFKKK; this is translated from the coding sequence TTGAAACTGTATTCAAAATTCGCCTTATTCAATGCTGCTTCCAAAGTATTAATTATTGCCGCCTTTATTTTATTTGTACCCACACTTATCCACGAGGCAACATTAATTCATACTGATTATAGACTGAAAAACATGAAGGATCAGGTGTTGAAAATTATTCACAAAGTTGGCTTGAAACATTTTATTGAGGAAGAACCTGACAGTAGTTTTGCCAGTTATAATATTTTGAAAGAAGAATACATTTCCATTGTTCCGACCACTAAATTTTTACCGAATATTAAAATTGAAAATTCGCTGCGAAGCATTGACAATGAAGTAGTGGATTACCGCGTGCTGGATTATACGTTTGCAGATAATAATCAAGTCTTTTTGTTAGAAATTGGTCGTAGTTTATCTACCGTGGAAGATTTTGAATCGACCTTGAAAAAAATTGCATTTTATGTTCTTATTTTGGTATTGTCCGTTACCATTGTTGTGGACATCGGATTTAGTAAATATTTACTTCGTCCTTTTAATCGAATTATTCAAGATAAATTAATTACAGCCAAACATCCGGATACATTCAATTATGCATCTATTCCTACAAGTACAACTGATTTCAGGTATTTGGATGATACCATTACGAATATGATGAAAAAAATAAACGATGCCTTTTTAATTGAAAAAGAATTTATCGCGAATGTTTCTCATGAATTATTAACGCCTATTTCCATTTTGCAAAGTCGGCTCGAAAATATGTTGGCAGATCATGAATTATCTGAAGAAAGTGCTTTGAAGATTATTGAATCGCAAAAAACATTGAATCGTTTAAATAAAATAATAAAAACACTTTTATTGATTTCAAAAATTGAAAATGATCAATATTTAAAAAATCATACTGTAACTGTAAAATCATTGGTGGCAGATGTTATAATGGAAATTGAAGAACGTCTTACTGAAAAAAAGATTGAGCTAAGCGTTGCCATCGAAAATGACTTTACAATTGAGAATTGCAATAAGCCCTTACTTTTTATTTTATTGTTTAATATTATCAACAATGCGATCAAATACAATAAAAAGAGGGGATGGATAAAAATTTCGGAAAAAGAAAACAATGAATTTTACACGATTGAAGTGCAAGACAATGGCGTTGGAATAGAACCTGAAAATATTCCATTTATTTTCGATCGGTTTAAAAAATTCAATAAAACAGAAACCGAAAGTTATGGATTAGGACTTCCGATTGTAAAAACGATTGCAAATTTTCATACTATTGCAGTGGAAGTTTCATCTAAAATAGGCGAAGGAAGTATTTTTAAGATTGTTTTCAAGAAAAAATAA
- a CDS encoding MFS transporter, producing MTEKSLKNPFNLIVIVAALGYFVDIYDLLLFSIIRIPSLKALGVSNADLLNVGASLISWQMGGMLIGGILWGILGDKKGRLSVLFGSIILYSFANIANGFVTTIPMYAAMRFLAGLGLAGELGAGITLVTETMTKENRGYGTTIVSSVGIMGAIAGYFIANYFNNWHISYFVGGGMGFLLLILRVGAYESGLFSNMKEKHITKGNFFDLFSSRKKMIKYLSVVLVAVPVWYVVGILITFCSEIGKELNMSQIPDPGKGILYCYAGIVFGGTFCGLISQYWKSRIKAITLFMILTLLFVILYYVWAKTSLFAFYTVAVGLGVATGYWTTFITSAAEQFGTNIRATVTTTSPNFVRGAVVPMTMGFRYFKTFFSDQGAVKSSIIIGVIVFTIAFIALRNMKETYHKDLDYLEE from the coding sequence ATGACTGAAAAATCGCTTAAAAATCCATTCAATTTAATTGTGATTGTGGCTGCATTGGGCTATTTCGTGGATATCTACGATTTGTTGTTGTTCAGTATTATTCGCATTCCGAGTTTAAAAGCTTTAGGTGTTTCGAATGCTGATTTATTAAATGTGGGCGCGAGTTTGATTAGTTGGCAAATGGGCGGAATGCTTATTGGTGGCATTCTTTGGGGAATTTTGGGAGATAAAAAAGGACGGCTTTCAGTACTTTTTGGTTCCATTATATTGTATTCATTTGCCAATATTGCGAATGGTTTTGTTACAACAATTCCGATGTATGCAGCAATGCGTTTTCTGGCTGGGCTTGGACTTGCGGGAGAATTAGGCGCGGGAATTACATTGGTTACGGAAACAATGACGAAAGAAAATCGCGGATACGGCACAACCATTGTTTCTTCGGTAGGAATTATGGGTGCTATTGCCGGATATTTTATCGCAAATTATTTTAATAATTGGCATATTTCTTATTTCGTAGGAGGCGGAATGGGTTTTCTGTTGTTGATTTTACGTGTTGGTGCGTATGAATCAGGATTATTTTCAAACATGAAGGAAAAACACATCACGAAAGGAAATTTTTTCGATTTGTTTTCTTCTCGAAAAAAAATGATAAAGTATTTAAGTGTTGTGTTGGTGGCAGTTCCGGTTTGGTACGTCGTGGGAATTTTAATTACGTTTTGTTCCGAAATCGGGAAAGAATTAAATATGTCTCAAATTCCAGATCCCGGAAAAGGAATTTTATATTGTTATGCAGGAATTGTTTTTGGTGGAACATTCTGCGGATTGATCAGTCAGTATTGGAAAAGCCGCATTAAAGCAATTACTCTTTTTATGATTTTGACGTTGCTTTTTGTGATTTTATATTACGTTTGGGCAAAAACATCATTGTTCGCTTTTTACACCGTTGCGGTTGGTTTGGGCGTTGCTACGGGTTATTGGACAACTTTTATTACATCTGCCGCCGAACAATTTGGGACAAATATCAGAGCTACGGTAACTACAACATCTCCTAATTTTGTGCGTGGTGCAGTGGTTCCAATGACAATGGGTTTTCGTTATTTCAAAACCTTTTTTTCAGATCAAGGCGCCGTTAAATCTTCCATTATTATTGGCGTAATTGTTTTTACAATTGCATTTATTGCGCTCCGAAACATGAAAGAAACTTATCACAAAGATTTGGATTACCTCGAGGAATAA
- the fahA gene encoding fumarylacetoacetase, with product MIKANNPLLKSWIEVKKNSDFPIQNLPFGIFKTASLSPRVGVAIGNFVMDIAMLQQMGFLKNNFSNTVFETDFLNDFIALGKQKTRELRNRISELLTLENAELRDNPEARKKNFHEQKNVQLLMPVKIGDYTDFYSSIEHATNVGSMFRDPKNALLPNWKHLPVAYHGRASSITVSGTNFHRPKGQTKPADAENPVFGATKLLDFELEMAFIIGKNTKMGESISTENADDFIFGMVLFNDWSARDMQTWEYVPLGPFLAKNFASTISPWIVTLDALEPFRVACPSQDPEVLPYLQFKGNKNIDIQLEVLIQPENQEPTSISHSNFKYMYWNMEQQLAHHTVNGCNVNVGDMMASGTISGPIPSSYGSMLELTWRGTKPIKMIDGSERKFINDGDSVIMRGFAEKENVRIGFGEVKAKVLPTL from the coding sequence ATGATAAAAGCAAATAATCCACTATTAAAATCGTGGATAGAAGTTAAAAAAAACAGCGATTTTCCGATACAAAATTTACCATTTGGTATTTTTAAAACAGCATCACTTTCGCCAAGAGTTGGCGTTGCCATTGGAAATTTTGTGATGGACATTGCAATGCTTCAGCAAATGGGCTTCTTGAAAAATAATTTTTCAAACACTGTTTTTGAAACTGATTTTTTGAATGATTTTATCGCACTTGGCAAACAAAAAACACGCGAATTACGTAATCGCATTTCTGAATTGCTTACGTTGGAAAACGCTGAATTACGTGATAATCCAGAAGCTCGAAAAAAAAATTTTCACGAGCAAAAAAACGTACAGCTTTTAATGCCTGTAAAAATAGGCGATTATACTGATTTTTATTCGAGTATAGAACACGCTACCAATGTGGGCTCGATGTTTCGTGATCCAAAAAATGCCTTGCTTCCGAATTGGAAACATTTGCCGGTGGCGTATCACGGAAGAGCCTCTTCCATCACGGTTTCGGGAACAAATTTTCATCGTCCGAAAGGACAAACAAAACCAGCAGATGCAGAAAACCCTGTTTTCGGTGCGACTAAATTATTAGATTTTGAGCTCGAAATGGCTTTTATTATTGGGAAAAATACAAAAATGGGTGAATCCATTTCTACCGAAAATGCAGACGATTTTATTTTCGGAATGGTTTTGTTTAATGATTGGTCGGCGCGCGATATGCAAACGTGGGAATATGTTCCGCTCGGGCCCTTTTTAGCGAAAAATTTTGCGTCCACTATTTCGCCTTGGATAGTAACGTTAGATGCGCTCGAACCTTTCCGAGTTGCTTGTCCTTCGCAAGATCCGGAAGTATTGCCATATCTTCAATTTAAAGGAAATAAAAATATCGACATTCAATTAGAAGTATTGATTCAGCCTGAAAATCAAGAGCCGACGAGTATTTCGCATTCTAATTTTAAATATATGTATTGGAATATGGAGCAACAATTGGCGCATCACACAGTAAATGGTTGCAATGTAAATGTGGGTGATATGATGGCTTCAGGAACTATCAGCGGACCCATTCCAAGTTCGTACGGCTCCATGCTCGAACTCACTTGGCGCGGAACAAAGCCGATTAAAATGATTGATGGATCGGAACGTAAATTTATAAATGATGGAGATTCCGTTATTATGCGAGGTTTTGCCGAAAAAGAAAATGTGCGAATTGGTTTTGGCGAAGTGAAAGCAAAAGTGTTACCTACTTTATAA